The sequence TGGCCGTATGGGGAGAGCTTGCCGCCACCTCTGCAATGGTGGCCGGATGCGCGGGCGTCGTGATAGACGGTAGCATACGCGACATCGACGATATACGCAAAATGGAGTTCCCGGCCTTTGCCAGAATGGCCGTTCCGTGTGCCGGGGAGCCGAAAGGGTACGGAGGGATCGGCATCGAGATAACCGTCGGCGGGCAGAGGGTCCGCACGGGAGACTGGATCATAGGGGACGAGAGCGGACTGATAGTCGTCCCAAAAGAAGAGGCCGTCGAGGTGGCCAACCGCGCGCTGGACGTGCACGAGCACGAGGACCGCACCCGTGAGGAGATCAGAAGAGGCTCGACCCTCTCCAAGGTGAACGAGATCTCCAAATGGGAGCCCGTAAAGTAATTCACCTGTGGAAGAACGGATCGGATGTACCGTCTGCACTGTTGTCGTAGATCAACGGGCGGCTGTAGTCGCCGTACTTCTCAGCCAGCTTCATCAGGCGTTCGACCCTATCCTTTGTCGAGGGGTGGGTGCTGAATATCCTCTCCGTAAACGACCTCCTGGTTCCGGAGGGGTTCGATATCCAGACCGACGAATATGCGGGGTTGTGATAATCGTTGGCAGGGCTGTCGCATCCCTTCTCTATGCGCATCAAGGCATTGGCTAGGGCCGTGGGGTTACCTGTGATCTCGGCCGCGGATTCGTCAGCCAGGTACTCCCTCTTTCTGGAAATGCTCAGCTGAAGGATCAGGGCGGCGATAGGGAGCGTGATATACATCACAAGTCCGACAAGCAGCATTGCGCCCCCGTTCTTGTTGTTGCCCGAGCCTGCCAAAGCGAAGTATATGCCGAAACGCCCGACGAACGCGATTACCGCCGACACGGCGGAGGCTACCGACATGACGAGTATGTCGCGGTTCTTCACGTGGGACATCTCATGCGCGATGACCCCCTCGAGCTCATCGTCAGGAAGCGCGTTGAGCAGCCCTCTCGTGGCTACGACCGCGGCGTCCTTGGGGCTGCGGCCTGTGGCGAACGCGTTGGGCATGTATTCCTCTGTGACGCCTACCTCGGGCATCGGGACCCCCGCCTTATCGGCAACGGACCTGACTATGCGGTAGAGCCTGGGCTCCTCATGCTCGGTCACGATCCTCGCGTTGTTGGATCTGAGGGCCCTTTTTTTGGAGAATATTGCCGAAAAGGAAAGGATCAGCACCGCCACTGCGATAAGCGCTATGAGCCCCATGAGCGGACTGCCGAACAACCATCCTACTATCCATCCTACTGCCGCGAAGATAGACGTCATAAATGCAAACGTCAGTGCGGTCCTGAAATGCCATGCAGCCTTCAAATTAACACCCTCATCATATTAGTCCGAGCTCATATTCCAATTTATCGCCTACATTGTATTCCTTTACACCGTAAAGCGATAGTTTTTCCCTGATGCGCAATGCGCCTTTAGGACCGGTGCAATGATTGAGATATAACTCCTGGCACTCTGTGTCGCGCAGCTTCTCCGCCGTCGCATATGCGATTTCCTTGGGAGCCTTCTCGAGATGCAGCCCGCCGATGAGCGCCCTGGGATAATCGCCGAATTTTTCACGGACCGTCTCAAGTACGGAATCGATCCCGCAG comes from Methanomassiliicoccaceae archaeon and encodes:
- a CDS encoding M48 family metalloprotease, which encodes MKAAWHFRTALTFAFMTSIFAAVGWIVGWLFGSPLMGLIALIAVAVLILSFSAIFSKKRALRSNNARIVTEHEEPRLYRIVRSVADKAGVPMPEVGVTEEYMPNAFATGRSPKDAAVVATRGLLNALPDDELEGVIAHEMSHVKNRDILVMSVASAVSAVIAFVGRFGIYFALAGSGNNKNGGAMLLVGLVMYITLPIAALILQLSISRKREYLADESAAEITGNPTALANALMRIEKGCDSPANDYHNPAYSSVWISNPSGTRRSFTERIFSTHPSTKDRVERLMKLAEKYGDYSRPLIYDNSADGTSDPFFHR